DNA from Bradyrhizobium diazoefficiens USDA 110:
AACCGGCTCAACATCGAGGTCGCATTGCGCGAAGCCGACGCCTTGTTCAAGGCGGTCAGCGCGGCCGACTGGCATTTCACGGCGACCGGCGACGCCGTGCAGAAGGACCGCATCGCCGAACGCGCCGACGCCATGATCCGCGCTCTGAAACAGGTCCGTCAGTCCGCCGACGACAAGAAGATCGCCGACGGTGTCGACGCGCTCGCCGCGCTCGCCGGACGCTACAAGGCGGTAACCGGCGTAGCCATCAAGGCGGAGGAAGCCAAGAGGAGCATTTTCGACGAGCGGGTGCTTCCGGCCGCCAAGGAAATCACAACGCGCGTCGACAAGCTGGTCGCCGCCAACAACGAATATATGGCTCTGCGGCAGAGCCAGCTCGTGACCGCGCTGGAGCAGGCGACCCAGGTCAGCCTGGCCGTCGGCGTCCTCGTGATCCTGGTCCTGGCCGGCTCCGCCCTGTTTTCCGTGCTGAGCATCGCCCGGCCGATCCGTCGCATCGGCGACGTGCTGCTGCAACTCGCCGGCGGCAACAAGGCCGTCGAGATTCCCTACACCGCCCGCGGTGACGAAGTCGGCGACAACGCTCGCGCGGCCCGCACGTTCAGGGACAACCTGATCCGCATCGAGCAGATGGAGGCCGACCAGAAGGATCAGGAGGCCGCAGCCGCCGCGCAGCGCAAGCAGGAGATGATCCGGCTGGCGGGCGCGTTCGAGGATGCGGTCGGCGGCATCATCAATTCGGTTTCGGTCGCCTCGCAGCAGCTCGAATCCGCCGCCGGCACGCTGTCGGGGACAGCGGAAGAGACCGAGCAGCTTTCCGGAATGGTGGCCGCGGCCTCCGAAGAAGCCTCTGCCAATGTCGGAGCCGTGGCGTCCGCCGCCGAGGAGATGAGCGCATCGGTCGTCGAGATCGGCCGGCAGGTCCATGATTCCAGCCGCATCGCCGGCGAAGCGGTGAAGCAGGCCGAGCGTACCGACGTCCGGATCAACGAATTGCTCAAGGCCGCGGGCCGGATCGGCGACGTCGTCAAATTGATCACCGCAATCGCGGAGCAGACCAACCTGCTGGCCTTGAACGCCACCATCGAAGCGGCGCGCGCCGGCGAGTCGGGCCGCGGATTTGCCGTGGTGGCGAGCGAGGTCAAGGCGCTCGCAGCCCAGACCGCGCGGGCAACCGACGAGATCGGCGCACAGATCGCCGACATGCAGACGGCGACGGAAGACTCCGTCGGTGCCATCAAGGAGATCGGCACGACCATCTCCAGGATTTCGGACATCTCGACCACCATTGCCGCCACCATCGAGGAGCAGGGGGCTGCGACGGCCGAGATCGCACGCAATGTCAGCGAAGCGGCCAAGGGAACGGTCGAAGTCGCCGACAAGATCGCCCAGGTCAGTCATGGCGCCGGCGCCACCGGTTCGGCGTCGACGCAGGTGCTGGCTTCCGCGCGCTCACTCTCGACCGAGAGTGGCCGCCTCAAGCACGAGGTCGCGAAATTCCTCGATACGGTGCGGGCCGCCTGAGGACCCGCACCTCCTGCGGCCGGCCCGAGGCCGGTCGCAAGCCATCATTCTCATGTGACGAACAATCAACGGCTTTGGGAGACCCCCACGCCGAGCCCCCGCTCGCGCCTGGGTCAAACATATAGACTGGGGGATTGAGCGATGATCATCAGCATTGTCGGCGGTGGCGCAACCGGCATCACGATCTTGCGTCATCTGGCGGAGCTCGTGGCATCAGGGCGAGACAACGGCGCGATCAGCGGAATTCAGCTCTTCGACAAGTCCGGTTTCGATGGCGGCGTTGCCTATCGCACGCAGAGCGACCGCCATCTGCTCAACATGAAGGCGTCGACGATGTCGATCCGTCCGGGCGACGCGGACGAGTTTCTGCGCTGGCTTCGGGCCCGCGGCCTCTCCTGCCACGGCAACAGGCACCTGCCGCGGATGGTCTATCGGGACTACCTCGACGCCGTGCGACTGGCCGCGATCGCGCAATGCCGCGGCGCCGGCGTGCCCGTTCATGTCGAGCATGCCGAAATTGTCCGCATGCGGTTCTCGCCGGATCGCGATGTCCTGCTGACGACCGACCTCAACATCACGCATATCTCGTCCGTGCTGATCCTCTGCACCGGTCACAACGCGCCCGACGACCATTACGGCCTCGCCGCAATCCCGAACTACATCCGCGACCCCTACGCCCAATTCGCCTTCGCCGATCGCGACGGCGTCGAGGTCGGCATCCTCGGAAGCGGACTCAGCGCGGTCGACACCGCGGCGGCGCTGGCCAAAACCCACCAGTCCGTCAGGATGACCTGCTTCTCCAGAAGCGGCCTGTTTCCGACGGTGCAGCCGGTGACGCTTCCCGCCACCGCAGATGACTTCCGCGACGCCCTGCATCGCTATGTGGCCAGCCGCGAGCGAATCGAAGCGGACGCCTTTGCCGCCCGCCTTTCCGGACTGCTGCTGGAGACCACCGGAATTCGCTGCGATCTGTCTTGCCGCAACGTCGGCGGCGATGCGCTGGCCGATCTCGAGCACAACATCGGGCGCGCCGAGTCCGGCGAGCCCAGCGTCTACTCCTATCTCGTCAGTGTCATCGACGTGATGTGCGATGCCTGGAGCCGGATGCGCGATGTCGAGAAGATGCGCTTCATGGACGTCTACAATTCCGGCTGGCTCCGCAATCGTTCGGCGATGCCGCTGGAGAACGCAATCCGTATCCGCGACCTGATGCGCTCGGGCAGGCTCTCGGCCCGCGCCCGGCTGCGCAACGTGACCGGCATCGGCGGCCGATTTCGCGCGATCCTCGGCGACGGCGATCGTCACGACGTCGATTACGTCATCGACGCGACAGGACCGTCCTACCGGCTGGACTCGAGCCCGCTCTATCAGGACATGCAGCGACAGGGGCTCATCGCGTTTGACGCACTCGGCGGGATTCGCTGCGGCTACGACGACAGCCGTGTCCACGACCGCCACGGCACAGCTCATCCGAACGTGTACGCGGTCGGTGGCCCGACCAAGGGCACGCACTTCTACGCCGCCGCGGTCGATATCAACCTGCGCCGCGCCCAGGAGCACCATTATCTCTAGCGGCCGGGACGAGCCTTGCCCGCATCATCGGCCGATCCGGCTGACGGCTCAGAAATCGGAAGCGATGCCCTTGCGCTCCCAATCGCCGTAGCGGGTCGGCTCGGGTCCCTTCGGCCCCTGCAACTCCTTCGGCGTCGCCTTGGCGTCGTCCTCGGCCTGGATCGCCGCAGCCTGTCGGCGCGCCTCGGCCTCGGCCAGCGCGCGCTGGGCTGCCGGCGACAGCGGCTTGCGATCGGAAACGGGTGGCTGGTCACTCATCGCCAGGTCTTCTAGCGCAGGACGAGCCGCAATGCGACGTCCAATAACGCATTCCTGAAATCGGGCCCAAAGGGCTGAAAAAGCCGGAAGCGATTCTTACATTTGGCATATTCGCGTGCCAGAGATCGCTTTCTCAAGGCATGCGCCCATATCGGCGGAACTGCCGCTCGCTCAGAACCTTGCTTCCGCATGCCATCTCAACGTTTCGCCCCACCATCCGAAGTGCCTGGTCTCGCGGCGCGGCGGATTGCCGCCGACATCGTCGACGGCGTGCTGCACAAGCACCGCACGCTTGACGACCAGCTCGACGGCAGCGGCGCCCATCCCGGACTGAAGACGCTGGCCGACCGCGACCGCGCGCTGATGCGCCGCCTGGTCGCGACCGTGCTGCGCCGGCTCGGCACGCTCGGCCATGTGCTGTCCCGCCTGCTCGACAAGGGCATTCCCTCCGAAGCACCGCGCGCGCAGAGCGCGCTGCTGATCGGCGCCGCCCAGATCCTCTGGATGGACGTGCCCGATCATGCCGCCGTCGATCTCTCCGTCCGCCTCGTGCAATCCGACCGGCGCGCCGCGCGCTATGCCGGCCTCGTCAACGCCGTGCTGCGCCGCTGTGCGCGCGAGGGCCAGGCGCTGGTCGAGGAAGTCGCCACGCAATCGCTGGACCTGCCGCCATGGCTGCTGGCGCGCTGGCGCGCACATTATGGCGAGGCCACCGCAAGAGACATGGCGCTGGCGCTCGGCCATGAGCCGTCACTCGATCTGACCGTGAAGTCGGACGCCGAACAATGGGCGAGCCGCCTGCACGGCGAGACGCTGCCGACGGGGACGGTGCGGATGCTGCTGCACGGCTCGGTGACCATGCTGCCCGGCTTCGCCGAGGGACAATGGTGGGTGCAGGATGCCGCCGCCGCATTGCCGGCCCGGCTGTTCGGCGACATCAAGGGCAAGTCCATTGCCGATCTCTGCGCCGCCCCCGGCGGCAAGACCGCGCAACTGGCGCACGCCGGCGCGCATGTCACGGCGATCGACCGCTCGCCCGCCCGGGTCGCACGGCTGCGCGAGAATCTGGCGCGGCTGTCGCTCCAGGCCGAGACCGTCGTCGCTGACGCCGCGGAATGGGCCGGCCCCGCCGAAGGTTTTGACGGTATCCTGATCGACGCGCCCTGCACCTCGACCGGCACGATCCGCCGTCATCCCGACGTGGCCTGGCTGCGACAGGAGTCCGACATCGCCGCCCTGACCGCGCTCCAGCAGCGGCTGCTGCGAAAATCGGTCTCGCTGCTCAAGCCGGGCGGGACGCTGGTCTACTGCACCTGCTCGCTGGAACCCGAAGAGGGCGAACAGGCCATCGCCACGCTGCTGGCCGCAGAGCCTGCGCTTCGCCGCGTCCCGATCGAGGCGTCGGAGGTCTCAGGACTCTCCGAGATCATCACTGCCGAGGGCGACCTGCGTACCCTGCCCAGCCATCTGCCGAACGCCGATCCCAAGCTCGGCGGGCTCGACGGATTCTTTGCAGCCCGGCTCGTTAAATCCTGATTTTGCACTGGTTTTTGCAACCTCGGCGTTGATTCCCACCGTTCAAGGTGGTGTCAGACGGTCGATTTTGGGATTAATAAGGATTCGTCGGAATCCTCCTCTCCCCCTTCAAGGCAAGGCGTGTCGGTCGCTCAACGCAGACGTATCTCGACGCTGGTGATGAACCGCTTCGCGCGGAACATGCTCGCGCGCGCGAGCGGCGGCTCCGTTGCGCTGTCACGGGTCTGGCCCGGCCGCACCGACCGCCTGATCATCGCGCCGCATGATCTG
Protein-coding regions in this window:
- a CDS encoding methyl-accepting chemotaxis protein → MASFKVRIGTKLGLTASAGVLLVGGMLANQLIRNEQIADLSRLVVINTANKANAQGAELAVTRARLAIAEIGSASSADGLAKHLETLRGSIAGATTEIDAALERSKRAEAKELCREVKILLDASLKAGNDLGEARGTAVAEFAAASQIEEAWNKALETLLASSAIAASQNRLNIEVALREADALFKAVSAADWHFTATGDAVQKDRIAERADAMIRALKQVRQSADDKKIADGVDALAALAGRYKAVTGVAIKAEEAKRSIFDERVLPAAKEITTRVDKLVAANNEYMALRQSQLVTALEQATQVSLAVGVLVILVLAGSALFSVLSIARPIRRIGDVLLQLAGGNKAVEIPYTARGDEVGDNARAARTFRDNLIRIEQMEADQKDQEAAAAAQRKQEMIRLAGAFEDAVGGIINSVSVASQQLESAAGTLSGTAEETEQLSGMVAAASEEASANVGAVASAAEEMSASVVEIGRQVHDSSRIAGEAVKQAERTDVRINELLKAAGRIGDVVKLITAIAEQTNLLALNATIEAARAGESGRGFAVVASEVKALAAQTARATDEIGAQIADMQTATEDSVGAIKEIGTTISRISDISTTIAATIEEQGAATAEIARNVSEAAKGTVEVADKIAQVSHGAGATGSASTQVLASARSLSTESGRLKHEVAKFLDTVRAA
- a CDS encoding FAD/NAD(P)-binding protein, translating into MIISIVGGGATGITILRHLAELVASGRDNGAISGIQLFDKSGFDGGVAYRTQSDRHLLNMKASTMSIRPGDADEFLRWLRARGLSCHGNRHLPRMVYRDYLDAVRLAAIAQCRGAGVPVHVEHAEIVRMRFSPDRDVLLTTDLNITHISSVLILCTGHNAPDDHYGLAAIPNYIRDPYAQFAFADRDGVEVGILGSGLSAVDTAAALAKTHQSVRMTCFSRSGLFPTVQPVTLPATADDFRDALHRYVASRERIEADAFAARLSGLLLETTGIRCDLSCRNVGGDALADLEHNIGRAESGEPSVYSYLVSVIDVMCDAWSRMRDVEKMRFMDVYNSGWLRNRSAMPLENAIRIRDLMRSGRLSARARLRNVTGIGGRFRAILGDGDRHDVDYVIDATGPSYRLDSSPLYQDMQRQGLIAFDALGGIRCGYDDSRVHDRHGTAHPNVYAVGGPTKGTHFYAAAVDINLRRAQEHHYL
- a CDS encoding DUF1674 domain-containing protein, coding for MSDQPPVSDRKPLSPAAQRALAEAEARRQAAAIQAEDDAKATPKELQGPKGPEPTRYGDWERKGIASDF
- a CDS encoding RsmB/NOP family class I SAM-dependent RNA methyltransferase, translated to MPSQRFAPPSEVPGLAARRIAADIVDGVLHKHRTLDDQLDGSGAHPGLKTLADRDRALMRRLVATVLRRLGTLGHVLSRLLDKGIPSEAPRAQSALLIGAAQILWMDVPDHAAVDLSVRLVQSDRRAARYAGLVNAVLRRCAREGQALVEEVATQSLDLPPWLLARWRAHYGEATARDMALALGHEPSLDLTVKSDAEQWASRLHGETLPTGTVRMLLHGSVTMLPGFAEGQWWVQDAAAALPARLFGDIKGKSIADLCAAPGGKTAQLAHAGAHVTAIDRSPARVARLRENLARLSLQAETVVADAAEWAGPAEGFDGILIDAPCTSTGTIRRHPDVAWLRQESDIAALTALQQRLLRKSVSLLKPGGTLVYCTCSLEPEEGEQAIATLLAAEPALRRVPIEASEVSGLSEIITAEGDLRTLPSHLPNADPKLGGLDGFFAARLVKS